The Bdellovibrionota bacterium nucleotide sequence ACACGTTCCGAACAACTGCAGAACCTCATCGAAAAAGATAGTTTCATCAAACGCGGAACGGTGAATGTGCCGGCCATCGGTGGTTCGAGCGTGGACTATCGGACGTCCGACCTGATCGGCGCCAATTTGAAGGCTGGAGTCGAGCGGCTCAAGGACCGGACGACGGACCTCGAAACCACCATGGGCATCCTTGAACAGAAGGCAGTAAAAGAAGCCTCTATTCGCCGGTACACACCCAACATCTGGCCGGTTCGAGGTCATATTACGAGCCATTGGGGCAGGCGCCGCGATCCATTTACCGGAGATGCCGAACTGCACCTCGGCGTGGATATCGCAGCTCTCTTTGGAACTCGTGTTCACGCGCCGGCCGACGGCATCGTCCTCTATGCCCAGAAGAAATCCGCCTATGGGAACCTCGTCATCCTCGATCATGGAAACGGCGTGACAACCCGCCATGGGCATCTGTCCGCCATTAGCGTCAAGGTCGGGCAAAAAGTGAAGAGGAATGACGTCCTCGGAGCGGTTGGGATGACGGGCCGGACCACGGCGCCTCATTTGCATTACGAAGTGCGCGAGAACGACCGGGCGAGGAACCCGAAAGTCTACCTGCCCCGAAGCTGAAAAATGAGAATTGCATTAATGATTAATCATTAATGTATTTCTCACTTTTCATCCGTGGTTCCTTTAAACCGGCCTTATTGCCTTCCCTTCCCCTTTCCCGTTAAACTCATCTATGCTCCAGACGTTAG carries:
- a CDS encoding M23 family metallopeptidase — encoded protein: MAKSFYTFIIVPNASSRLHKLKLPIEALYLLGAIGLISFFVAVGLGFSYAKLAFKAADYDKLQAENIDLKVQKKNLQVVTSKLGTKLEILETRSEQLQNLIEKDSFIKRGTVNVPAIGGSSVDYRTSDLIGANLKAGVERLKDRTTDLETTMGILEQKAVKEASIRRYTPNIWPVRGHITSHWGRRRDPFTGDAELHLGVDIAALFGTRVHAPADGIVLYAQKKSAYGNLVILDHGNGVTTRHGHLSAISVKVGQKVKRNDVLGAVGMTGRTTAPHLHYEVRENDRARNPKVYLPRS